The genomic region AGAGAAAGTAGCTGGTTGAGGAGAGGCTCCAACGTTCGTCACCCCTCAACCAGCTCACTGCTGCCAGGTGATGGGCCCGCGCCGGTCACTCCGAGGATGGCGAGCCAGGCGTAGGCGTTGTTTGCTGCTCTTGTGACAACGCTTGCTTGTGCTCTTCCGCCTCCGCCTCCAATACCTGTTGTAGCTGCTGATCATGTATCCTGGCCCTCTCTTCAAGGGCCGCCAGCCAGCGAAAGAAGAGAGGGGTCATGACGATCAGGTCAACGAGGCCCGGCACGAGCAACATGGCCCCGGCAGCCTCCTGGTCGCTGAGCGGGGCCATGAGCGGATGCGGCTGCCAGGCATAGATGGGGTAGAAGATGGTCCCCGAGAAGACCAGCAGGAAGGCAAAGATGTCAATCGGTTGCCCATCGAGAAAGGCGTAGAGCATCTGGGCCGGGTAGCTGAGACGCTGCTTTTCGTCTACGGGACCGAGCAGCGGCCACCAGTTGAGGCAGGCTAGCGGCAGGAGGATCACCAGGGCGAGATCATAGAGCAGAGCTTGCTCGCTGATCGCGAGGTAGAGCGGCGGCAGATGCCAGAGAAGGAAGAAGCCGTTATAGAGGATAGAGGCAGGGAAGGGACGTGTCAGCCAGCAAAGCAGAGCAGACCAACGGCTCTGCTCCCGACCCTCTCCCGCCCGGAGCTGCCTGGCCAGGGCAGTCGGCAGCGCGAGCAAGAGGAGAGGGGCACAGATGGTGCTCAGGACGATCACCTGCAGCATATGCATGAGAAAGAGCTGGTTCCGGGCCAGGCGATCGATGGAAGTCGCCAGGACCACGAGCATGGCGACAATGGCGATGAGGAAGGCCAGCAGGCGCCAGCGCGCCTGGCCGGGGCGCTCTTCAGGTGGGGGTTGGGGCTGCCGCAGCTCTCGCCAGAGAGGTGGCAGGTAACCCAGGCAGAGCAGCAGCGCCACAACGAGCGCGGGCAGGTTGACCAGGTCGAGCAGGGGAATGATCGCTTGCATAAGCTGTCTCTCCGTGCGGTAAGGCTGTAAGATAGAATACGCTGTTCTCTACCAGAGACTATAGCGCATCCTGGTCAGAGAGAGCGTATGCCCCCTCTTCCCTGTTAGCGCCGTTCTCATTCGCTATCGGTCGCAGGGGAAAGGAGGAGGAGCGACAAACAACTGGTCAACAGAGAGAAGCCTGGAGGTACTGCTAAGCGATGTCCGCTGCGTCCTGGAGCGAATTTGAGTTGATTGCCCGTCTGACTGCCGGTCTACCCTCGGGCGAGGAGGTGGTCGTTGGTGTTGGAGACGATTGCGCCGTCCTCGATCTTGGCGGCCCGCGCCTCTTGTTGTTGACCTGCGATAGCCAGGTCGAGGGAGTGCATTTTACGCTGCGCACCTCCTCGCCGGAGGAGGTTGGGCGGAAGGCCCTGGCCATCAATCTCAGCGATATCGCGGCAATGGGTGGTGAGCCGCGTTACGCCCTGGTCTCTCTGCATGTGCCGCGCCACTGCTCGCTGGCGGTCCTGGAGGGCCTCTATGCCGGCCTGCGCCAGGAGGCGACTGCCGCCCAGACCTTGATTGTCGGTGGCAACGTCAGCGGCACCGGGGCCGCGGAGACGCTGGCGATCGATATCACTTTGCTTGGAGAGAGCGAGCGCGGGCGGGTACTGACGCGCTCCGGCGCCCGCGTTGGCGATATCATCTTCGTGACTGGTTCGCCAGGGGATTCGGCGGCTGGCCTCTACTCGCTGTTTGAGCCGGACCATCCTTATCCTCCGACAGCCTGCGAGCGGCTGCGCGCCGCCCATCGCGTGCCAAAACCTCGACTGGCCGAGGGACGTCTGTTGAGTCAGTTTGGCCCCCAGATTGTGACGGCCCTCATTGATGTGAGCGATGGTCTGAGTGGCGATCTGGGCCATCTTTGTGAGCGCAGCGGCGTGGGAGCCTGCATCGAGGTAGCGCGCCTGCCCATCTCAGCGGAGCTGCAAGCTCTGGCCGCGACCCTGGGACGGGACCCGCTCGCCTGGGTACTGCATGGCGGCGAGGACTATGAGCTGCTCTTTACGGTCGCGCCTGGCTACGAGGAGGCTGTCCAGGCTCGCTTCGCCGCGGCGGGCGCGGCTCCCATCACCCCCATCGGCCAGGTTACGGAGGCAGCGAGCGGCCTCCGCCTGCGCTGGCCGGATGGGCGCGAGGAGCCGCTGCCAGTGCAGAGCTGGGATCACTTCGCCTCACCCGGCCAGCACTAGCCAGGTCGCTTCCCCGTTCAGGCCCTCCGCAGCCCGCGCTGTCCTGACCTGACCTGCTCGGCGATAGCCCGCGCGGCAGCGGTGATGTCCTCAGCGGCGACAACGGCAGTGATCACGGCGACGCCACAGGCGCCCGCCGCTATGACCTCTGGAGTGTTGGCTGCCGTGATTCCGCCAATGGCAACCAGGGGCACTCGATAGCGGGCGCTGATCGCTCGCAGCAGCTCGGGGCCAGTGGCCGGGCCGGCATCAGCCTTGCCGCGCGTTGCATAGATCGGACCCACGCCCAGATAGTCCGCTCCTCCCGCTACCGCTTGCGCAGCCTCTTCTAGATTGCCCGCCGAGACACCGAGGATGCGCCCAGGGCCGAGCAACTTGCGCGCCAGGGCGGCAGGCATGTCATCCTGCCCCACATGAGCGCCGTCGGCATCGACCGCCAGAGCCACATCAACACGGTCGTTGACAATCAGCAAGGCCCCGTGACGACGGGTTAGCTCGCGCAGCGCCAGGCCCTCCTCAACCAGAGTGTGGGTGGTTGCCTGTTTATCGCGCAGTTGGATAATCGTGGCCCCACCAGCCAGGGCCGCCGCGACCACGGTCAGCATGTCACGCCCCCGCGACCACTGGCGATCGGTCAG from Thermogemmatispora onikobensis harbors:
- a CDS encoding cytochrome c oxidase assembly protein codes for the protein MQAIIPLLDLVNLPALVVALLLCLGYLPPLWRELRQPQPPPEERPGQARWRLLAFLIAIVAMLVVLATSIDRLARNQLFLMHMLQVIVLSTICAPLLLLALPTALARQLRAGEGREQSRWSALLCWLTRPFPASILYNGFFLLWHLPPLYLAISEQALLYDLALVILLPLACLNWWPLLGPVDEKQRLSYPAQMLYAFLDGQPIDIFAFLLVFSGTIFYPIYAWQPHPLMAPLSDQEAAGAMLLVPGLVDLIVMTPLFFRWLAALEERARIHDQQLQQVLEAEAEEHKQALSQEQQTTPTPGSPSSE
- the thiL gene encoding thiamine-phosphate kinase: MSAASWSEFELIARLTAGLPSGEEVVVGVGDDCAVLDLGGPRLLLLTCDSQVEGVHFTLRTSSPEEVGRKALAINLSDIAAMGGEPRYALVSLHVPRHCSLAVLEGLYAGLRQEATAAQTLIVGGNVSGTGAAETLAIDITLLGESERGRVLTRSGARVGDIIFVTGSPGDSAAGLYSLFEPDHPYPPTACERLRAAHRVPKPRLAEGRLLSQFGPQIVTALIDVSDGLSGDLGHLCERSGVGACIEVARLPISAELQALAATLGRDPLAWVLHGGEDYELLFTVAPGYEEAVQARFAAAGAAPITPIGQVTEAASGLRLRWPDGREEPLPVQSWDHFASPGQH
- the thiE gene encoding thiamine phosphate synthase, which codes for MTELLPCGWAREALIPRLALHVLTDRQWSRGRDMLTVVAAALAGGATIIQLRDKQATTHTLVEEGLALRELTRRHGALLIVNDRVDVALAVDADGAHVGQDDMPAALARKLLGPGRILGVSAGNLEEAAQAVAGGADYLGVGPIYATRGKADAGPATGPELLRAISARYRVPLVAIGGITAANTPEVIAAGACGVAVITAVVAAEDITAAARAIAEQVRSGQRGLRRA